One Mesoplodon densirostris isolate mMesDen1 chromosome X, mMesDen1 primary haplotype, whole genome shotgun sequence genomic region harbors:
- the MORF4L2 gene encoding mortality factor 4-like protein 2, translating to MSSRKQGSQTRGQQSADEDNFKKPTRSNMQRSKMRGASSGKKTAGPQQKNLEAALPGRWGGRSAENPPSGSVRKTRKNKQKTPGNGDGGSTSEAPQPPRKKRARADPTVESEEAFKNRMEVKVKIPEELKPWLVEDWDLVTRQKQLFQLPAKKNVDAILEEYANCKKSQGNVDNKEYAVNEVVAGIKEYFNVMLGTQLLYKFERPQYAEILLAHPEAPMSQVYGAPHLLRLFVRIGAMLAYTPLDEKSLALLLGYLHDFLKYLAKNAASLFTASDYKVASAEYHRKAL from the coding sequence ATGAGTTCCAGAAAGCAGGGTTCTCAAACTCGTGGACAACAATCTGCAGACGAAGACAACTTCAAAAAACCAACTAGAAGCAACATGCAGAGAAGTAAGATGAGAGGGGCCTCCTCGGGAAAGAAGACAGCTGGTCCCCAGCAGAAGAATCTGGAAGCAGCACTACCAGGCAGATGGGGGGGTCGCTCTGCAGAGAACCCCCCTTCAGGGTCCGTGAGGAAGACAAGAAAGAACAAACAGAAGACCCCTGGGAACGGAGATGGTGGCAGCACCAGCGAAGCACCTCAGCCACCTCGGAAGAAAAGGGCCCGGGCAGACCCCACCGTTGAAAGTGAGGAGGCATTTAAGAATAGAATGGAAGTTAAAGTGAAGATTCCAGAAGAATTAAAACCATGGCTTGTTGAGGACTGGGACTTAGTTACCAGGCAGAAGCAGCTGTTTCAACTCCCTGCTAAGAAAAATGTAGATGCCATTCTGGAAGAGTATGCTAATTGCAAGAAATCGCAGGGAAATGTTGATAATAAGGAGTATGCAGTTAATGAAGTTGTGGCAGGAATCAAAGAGTATTTCAATGTGATGTTGGGCACTCAGCTGCTCTACAAATTTGAGAGGCCCCAGTATGCCGAAATCCTCTTGGCTCACCCTGAGGCACCGATGTCCCAGGTTTATGGggcgccacacctactgagatTATTTGTAAGAATTGGAGCGATGTTGGCATACACGCCCCTTGATGAGAAGAGCCTTGCATTATTGTTGGGCTATTTGCATGATTTCCTAAAATATCTGGCAAAGAATGCTGCGTCTCTCTTTACTGCCAGTGATTATAAAGTGGCTTCCGCCGAGTACCACCGCAAAGCCCTGTGA